A single Paenibacillus kribbensis DNA region contains:
- the citF gene encoding citrate lyase subunit alpha, which produces MLNGAGREIPLAIEGLDAISPFDRKSTYGQFKNTERLKDRQQNPAKNKIMDSIEKAIEATGLRNGMTISFHHHFRNGDFILNMVMDKIAKMGIRDLVLAASSLTDIHAPLVEHVRNGVIRRIETSGLRGELAQAYSYGWFDIPVTINSHGGRARAIASGECPIDVAFLGAPSCDAYGNANGISSVNEAPSACGSLGYAMVDAQYARNVVMITDHLVSYPNTPFAIPETQVDYVVVVDRIGDQKGIVSGATRYTKNPKELLIAKNAADVIEASGYFVDGFSLQTGSGGAALATTRFLREKMLAANIKASFALGGITQQIVDLHEEGLIEKLLDVQSFDLRAVESLRKNKFHQQISAEYYASPENIGCAAHQLDVVVLSALEIDLNFNVNVITGSDGVIRGASGGHCDTAAGAAVSIIVAPLIRGRMPAILDRVNTIITPGHTVDVLVTDQGIAVNPLRQDLLASFKAARLPVFTIEELQEKATRIVGKPEPIQWEDKIVGVIKYRDGSVIDVIRQVKQGR; this is translated from the coding sequence ATGCTAAACGGTGCTGGGAGAGAAATTCCTCTGGCTATTGAGGGACTTGATGCGATATCTCCCTTTGATCGCAAATCGACTTACGGGCAATTTAAAAATACAGAGCGGTTAAAAGACCGCCAGCAAAATCCTGCCAAAAACAAAATTATGGATTCGATAGAGAAAGCCATTGAAGCTACAGGCCTGCGTAATGGGATGACGATCTCGTTCCACCACCATTTCCGCAACGGGGACTTTATTTTGAATATGGTTATGGATAAAATCGCCAAAATGGGTATTCGTGATCTTGTCCTGGCAGCCAGCTCCTTGACGGATATTCATGCGCCGTTGGTAGAGCATGTGCGAAACGGTGTCATCCGCAGAATCGAGACCAGTGGCCTTAGAGGCGAGCTGGCTCAGGCATATTCCTACGGATGGTTTGATATTCCGGTGACAATCAACTCTCACGGTGGTCGCGCAAGAGCGATTGCATCAGGGGAATGCCCGATTGACGTAGCCTTTTTGGGCGCTCCTTCCTGCGATGCATACGGCAATGCAAACGGAATTTCCAGCGTAAACGAAGCTCCATCGGCATGCGGCTCCCTGGGTTATGCCATGGTAGATGCACAGTATGCGCGCAATGTTGTGATGATCACTGACCATTTGGTCTCCTATCCGAACACTCCATTCGCCATTCCTGAAACCCAGGTGGATTATGTGGTCGTCGTGGATCGCATCGGTGATCAGAAGGGGATTGTCTCAGGAGCTACCCGTTACACGAAGAATCCGAAGGAACTGTTAATTGCCAAAAACGCGGCAGATGTGATTGAAGCATCCGGATATTTCGTGGATGGATTCTCATTACAAACCGGCTCCGGAGGTGCTGCGCTTGCAACGACCAGATTTCTGCGGGAAAAAATGCTTGCCGCCAATATCAAAGCAAGCTTTGCGCTGGGTGGTATTACCCAACAAATCGTTGACCTGCATGAAGAAGGATTGATAGAAAAGCTTTTGGACGTGCAGAGCTTCGATCTGCGGGCCGTAGAATCGCTGAGAAAGAACAAATTCCATCAACAAATTAGTGCGGAATATTATGCAAGCCCTGAAAATATAGGCTGCGCTGCTCACCAACTGGATGTTGTTGTACTGAGTGCGCTGGAGATTGATCTGAATTTTAATGTGAACGTAATTACCGGGTCCGATGGGGTCATCCGTGGAGCTTCCGGTGGACATTGCGACACTGCCGCAGGCGCTGCAGTATCCATCATCGTCGCTCCGCTGATTCGCGGAAGAATGCCTGCCATTCTTGATCGTGTAAATACCATTATCACACCAGGTCATACGGTTGACGTACTGGTTACCGATCAGGGCATCGCTGTGAACCCTCTCCGCCAAGATCTCCTGGCTAGCTTCAAAGCCGCCAGGCTCCCTGTCTTCACGATCGAAGAGCTGCAAGAGAAGGCTACGCGGATTGTCGGCAAACCAGAGCCGATTCAATGGGAAGATAAAATTGTGGGTGTTATCAAATATCGTGATGGTTCCGTAATTGATGTCATTCGTCAAGTGAAACAAGGACGCTAA
- the citE gene encoding citrate (pro-3S)-lyase subunit beta, which yields MQKLRRTMLYVPGNNPGMIRDAHIYGADSIMIDLEDSVSLYEKDAARLLVYQALKTFDFGGTEVLVRVNPLNTPYGRDDFEAIVRAKPTAIRLPKTETADDVIEADELITEIEQKIGMEHGTIKLFAAVESGKGALNAAQIAVASKRLIGIAIGAEDFVTDLKTTRSPEGIELLTARSLILFAARAAGIAAVDTVYSDVNNEEGFASEVELIKQLGFDGKSIINPRQIEIVNRIYTPTEAEIQKSKRIIEASLEAEAKGSGVISLDGKMIDRPIVERACRILDLAEAAKINVE from the coding sequence ATGCAGAAACTGAGAAGGACCATGTTGTATGTTCCAGGGAATAACCCAGGGATGATCCGGGACGCCCATATTTATGGGGCAGATTCGATTATGATCGACCTTGAGGATTCCGTTTCCCTATACGAAAAAGATGCGGCACGTTTGCTGGTTTACCAGGCTTTGAAAACCTTTGATTTCGGGGGAACCGAGGTGCTGGTCAGGGTAAATCCACTCAATACGCCGTATGGCAGAGACGATTTTGAAGCGATTGTACGAGCGAAGCCAACTGCCATTCGATTGCCGAAAACGGAGACCGCCGATGACGTGATTGAGGCGGATGAATTGATTACCGAAATTGAACAAAAGATCGGCATGGAGCATGGGACAATCAAGCTTTTTGCAGCGGTTGAGAGTGGCAAGGGCGCATTGAATGCGGCGCAAATTGCAGTTGCCAGCAAGCGGCTGATCGGCATCGCCATCGGAGCGGAGGATTTTGTCACAGACCTGAAGACAACGCGCTCGCCAGAAGGGATTGAGCTATTGACAGCACGAAGCCTTATATTATTTGCGGCAAGAGCTGCTGGCATTGCTGCTGTCGATACAGTCTACTCGGATGTAAATAATGAAGAAGGCTTTGCGAGCGAGGTGGAGCTGATCAAACAGCTAGGCTTTGATGGCAAATCCATTATTAACCCACGTCAGATCGAGATTGTAAACCGCATTTATACGCCAACAGAAGCAGAGATCCAAAAATCAAAGCGGATCATAGAGGCCAGTCTCGAAGCGGAGGCCAAAGGCTCAGGTGTGATCAGTCTCGACGGTAAAATGATTGACCGTCCGATTGTAGAACGTGCGTGTAGAATACTTGACCTGGCGGAAGCGGCAAAAATAAACGTAGAGTAA
- the citG gene encoding triphosphoribosyl-dephospho-CoA synthase CitG: MIATSLLSDSLGQQAVLALLTEVSASPKPGLVDRFNRGAHNDMDFFTFMSSAVALSSYFERCTKAGASFHGEDLRILFANLRPLGQEAEQAMFAATGGVNTHKGLIFSLGIICAAAAYCCTTRAVAGRLDEQIICETIAQMTKGLCASELASLKKSTGLTVGERLYREWGMTGIRGEVEAGFPTVRAYALPVYRELKSSQRYHVNDICVQTLLQLMVVNEDTNVVGRHDREMLAYVQQYAKQVLEAGGILSERGVAMIHQMNDDFVQKNVSPGGSADLLAVTIMLENLYLAPPAI; the protein is encoded by the coding sequence ATGATTGCAACAAGCCTATTAAGTGATAGCCTTGGTCAACAGGCTGTCCTTGCGCTGCTAACAGAGGTCTCCGCCAGCCCAAAGCCGGGACTGGTAGATCGGTTTAATCGTGGCGCTCATAACGATATGGACTTCTTTACGTTTATGTCTAGTGCGGTCGCACTTTCCAGCTATTTTGAAAGATGTACAAAGGCAGGAGCTTCCTTTCATGGAGAGGATCTTCGTATACTATTTGCGAATCTACGTCCCTTGGGACAGGAAGCCGAACAGGCTATGTTTGCCGCAACAGGCGGGGTGAACACACATAAAGGTCTTATTTTTTCGCTAGGAATTATTTGTGCTGCTGCTGCGTATTGTTGTACGACACGAGCAGTTGCTGGCAGGCTGGATGAACAAATCATTTGTGAGACCATTGCTCAGATGACCAAAGGTTTATGTGCGAGTGAGCTTGCGTCTCTGAAAAAATCAACAGGCTTAACGGTCGGCGAACGGTTGTATAGAGAGTGGGGCATGACGGGTATACGTGGTGAGGTGGAAGCAGGCTTTCCCACCGTGCGAGCGTATGCTCTGCCCGTCTATCGTGAGTTGAAGTCATCGCAACGATACCATGTGAATGATATCTGTGTTCAAACCCTGTTGCAACTGATGGTTGTTAACGAAGATACGAATGTCGTTGGCAGACACGACAGGGAGATGCTAGCCTATGTCCAGCAATATGCCAAGCAGGTGCTGGAGGCGGGCGGTATCTTGTCAGAGAGAGGTGTCGCCATGATTCATCAAATGAACGATGATTTTGTGCAAAAAAATGTTAGTCCTGGTGGCTCCGCTGATTTACTGGCAGTCACAATCATGTTGGAAAATTTATATCTGGCGCCACCTGCAATATAA
- the crcB gene encoding fluoride efflux transporter CrcB, which produces MKDMLFVAAGGALGTSARYGVQSLLPAAGADFPLGVLLINWLGCLFLGWFFTVTLRSWRIKPRLRLAIGTGFTGGFTTFSTFAVDAVRLSVHDRMLTAVLYLLLSVGGGLFLTWTGIRLGTNMTEAPPKEERL; this is translated from the coding sequence ATGAAAGACATGCTATTCGTCGCGGCAGGCGGAGCGCTCGGAACTTCTGCCCGATATGGCGTGCAGTCACTGCTGCCTGCGGCCGGGGCGGATTTTCCACTTGGCGTGCTGCTAATCAATTGGCTCGGCTGTCTGTTCCTTGGCTGGTTCTTTACGGTAACTTTGCGCTCATGGCGGATCAAACCCCGCTTGCGACTTGCCATTGGGACAGGCTTTACAGGTGGATTCACTACCTTTTCCACCTTTGCAGTCGATGCTGTACGCCTCTCGGTTCACGATCGTATGCTGACGGCTGTGCTGTACCTGCTGCTTAGCGTAGGCGGAGGCCTGTTTTTGACGTGGACTGGTATTCGTCTGGGCACAAATATGACGGAAGCTCCCCCCAAGGAGGAACGTCTATGA
- a CDS encoding NAD(P)-dependent malic enzyme, with product MSIKEAALQAHRVRNGKLEIAGTVPVVSKEDLAIAYTPGVAEPCKEIAKDKSKAYEYTIKGSTVAILTNGTAVLGLGDIGPEAGLPVIEGKALLLKEFGGVNAYPICIDSIDPDEFVRTVEVIAPGFGGIHLEDIKAPECFYIEDKLKEKLNIPVYHDDQHGTAVAVLAGLCNALKLVGKQMEDVRILINGAGASGIATAKLLLAAGAKHMVLCDMNGALVEGDTFLNEPQQQIAKLTNRDKETGSLAEVIQGKDIFIGLSVADVLTKEMVQTMSNESIIFALANPIPEILPEEAHQGGARIVATGRSDFHNQINNLLAFPGIFRGAFDAKATDITMEMKLAAARSIADLVTDEELDDTYIVPDAIDKRVSAAVSKAVKIVAEQSGVVRK from the coding sequence ATGAGTATAAAAGAAGCCGCTTTACAGGCACATCGCGTAAGAAACGGTAAGCTGGAGATTGCAGGGACAGTACCGGTCGTAAGTAAAGAGGATTTGGCGATAGCTTATACACCTGGCGTTGCCGAGCCATGCAAGGAAATCGCCAAAGATAAGAGCAAAGCCTATGAATACACGATTAAAGGGAGCACCGTGGCGATTCTGACGAATGGGACAGCCGTGCTGGGTCTGGGGGATATTGGCCCTGAGGCAGGACTGCCTGTCATTGAGGGCAAGGCCCTGTTGCTCAAAGAATTTGGCGGGGTGAATGCGTACCCTATCTGTATCGACAGCATTGATCCAGACGAGTTTGTGCGCACGGTTGAAGTGATTGCCCCAGGTTTTGGAGGCATTCATCTTGAAGACATCAAGGCGCCAGAATGCTTCTATATTGAAGACAAATTAAAAGAAAAACTGAACATTCCGGTTTATCATGATGATCAGCATGGAACGGCAGTTGCTGTGCTTGCAGGGTTATGTAATGCCTTGAAACTTGTGGGCAAACAAATGGAGGATGTGCGCATCCTCATCAATGGAGCAGGAGCTTCGGGTATTGCCACCGCCAAGCTATTGCTTGCTGCAGGAGCGAAGCATATGGTTCTCTGCGATATGAATGGTGCCTTGGTCGAAGGCGACACCTTTCTCAATGAACCTCAGCAGCAAATCGCCAAGCTGACGAATCGTGATAAAGAAACAGGCAGCCTTGCAGAAGTTATCCAAGGCAAGGACATCTTTATCGGCTTATCGGTTGCAGATGTGCTGACAAAAGAAATGGTGCAAACCATGAGTAATGAAAGCATCATTTTTGCCCTTGCCAATCCAATTCCAGAAATTTTGCCGGAGGAAGCACACCAAGGCGGAGCAAGAATTGTTGCGACCGGCAGATCGGATTTTCACAACCAAATCAATAACCTGCTGGCATTCCCCGGTATTTTCAGAGGCGCGTTTGATGCCAAAGCTACGGACATCACGATGGAAATGAAATTAGCGGCAGCCAGAAGCATCGCGGATCTGGTAACAGACGAGGAGCTTGATGATACCTATATCGTTCCAGATGCGATTGACAAAAGAGTAAGTGCAGCAGTTAGTAAAGCAGTAAAAATCGTCGCAGAACAAAGCGGTGTTGTAAGAAAATAA
- the crcB gene encoding fluoride efflux transporter CrcB, whose amino-acid sequence MIWWAAAGGAAGTLARYGLGMWAGKRFGAAFPWGTWIINISGSLLLGWLYGEFMQHHLSPALWMLLGTGFCGGYTTFSTFGYESLQLMERGEYRRMAAYVLASVVVGVAAAAIGYRLS is encoded by the coding sequence ATGATCTGGTGGGCGGCGGCAGGCGGGGCTGCAGGTACATTGGCGCGGTACGGGCTTGGCATGTGGGCTGGAAAGCGGTTTGGAGCCGCGTTTCCGTGGGGAACGTGGATCATTAATATCAGCGGTTCCTTGCTGTTGGGGTGGTTGTATGGCGAATTTATGCAGCACCATCTGTCTCCTGCACTCTGGATGCTGCTAGGAACAGGCTTTTGTGGCGGTTACACGACCTTTTCAACATTCGGCTATGAATCTCTTCAACTGATGGAGCGTGGAGAATACCGGCGGATGGCTGCGTATGTACTGGCTTCGGTGGTCGTAGGAGTTGCAGCTGCGGCTATTGGTTATAGACTTAGTTAA
- a CDS encoding HelD family protein — protein sequence MENEFQSAYQEEQHRLSLAMEEIDRRLERLRNIPVYTGHDFTEQVLESAREEKRQDLAKSAQEPYFGRMDFDERGRGQRKPLYIGKVGVEREETSAYPLVIDWRAPIASLFYSFTGGEETASYEAPEGTIEGLVYLKRNVVIRKRILERVADTYNRESDGPAVSDEFLVYRLGENKDNRLRDIVSTIQAEQDQIIRAAKNTALVIQGVAGSGKTTVALHRLAFLLYQYKDQVSADKMVIFAPNHMFLDYISDVLPELGVGNIQQSTFADWALQLLGLDLPLADPAETLTYWFESGSLRRESMDEAPGRFKGSVHFMKLLQAFVERLEPISVPDGDFSPWDGAVLSRTEILNWFNEEYKPYPLAKRKERVLARVHRWIEMELKKSPSAAALKERKKKAGTREKAYAKKWPQYDALTLYKQLFRAAKGLPADTAAEMKASLPAAIFKTTQSDLRNQVIREEDLTALVYLHVLIHEVESSQRFDHVVIDEAQDFSPFHIALLDLFVKGHSFTILGDLSQGIHEYRGVHAWEEMSSLFAPEHTGYFALTRSYRSTLEIIEFANTILEQGVRGGITAVPVFRSGDPVRTVSYDTSGREQHLLTAFKELSSKEYRTVSVLTRTLKEAVELHEVFISAGLDVHLIDGGKKQYEGGLSVLPVYLSKGLEFDAVIVADADHEHYGELAWDAKLLYVGCTRALHELWLMYDGALPGYVQKQPE from the coding sequence ATGGAGAATGAGTTTCAAAGTGCCTATCAAGAAGAACAGCACAGGCTGTCGCTTGCTATGGAGGAAATTGATCGGAGATTGGAGCGGCTTCGTAATATACCGGTATACACCGGACATGATTTTACGGAGCAAGTACTGGAATCCGCGCGGGAGGAAAAGCGTCAGGATTTGGCCAAAAGCGCGCAGGAGCCTTACTTTGGACGTATGGACTTTGACGAGCGTGGCAGAGGGCAGCGTAAGCCGCTGTATATCGGTAAGGTCGGAGTGGAGCGTGAAGAAACGTCAGCGTATCCGCTCGTGATTGATTGGCGTGCGCCGATTGCCAGCTTGTTTTATTCGTTTACAGGCGGTGAAGAAACCGCGTCTTACGAAGCTCCCGAGGGAACCATTGAGGGTCTAGTGTATCTGAAGCGCAACGTTGTCATCCGTAAAAGAATCCTGGAACGGGTAGCCGATACGTACAATCGCGAAAGCGACGGGCCCGCCGTTTCCGATGAATTTCTCGTGTATCGTTTGGGTGAGAACAAGGATAACCGTCTACGGGATATCGTCTCTACCATTCAGGCCGAGCAGGATCAGATTATCCGTGCGGCTAAAAATACAGCCCTCGTTATTCAGGGGGTAGCGGGAAGTGGCAAAACGACGGTAGCGCTGCATCGTCTCGCATTTTTGCTTTATCAGTATAAGGATCAAGTGTCGGCGGACAAGATGGTCATTTTCGCGCCGAACCATATGTTTCTCGATTATATTTCAGATGTACTTCCAGAGCTGGGGGTCGGAAATATTCAGCAAAGTACATTTGCGGACTGGGCGCTCCAGTTGCTGGGGCTGGATTTACCTTTGGCGGACCCTGCCGAAACGTTAACTTATTGGTTTGAGAGTGGCAGCCTGAGAAGGGAATCTATGGATGAAGCGCCGGGACGATTCAAAGGTTCGGTTCATTTTATGAAGCTGCTGCAGGCTTTTGTGGAACGGCTGGAGCCTATCTCAGTTCCCGACGGCGACTTTTCTCCATGGGATGGGGCGGTGCTGTCACGGACTGAGATTTTGAATTGGTTCAATGAGGAATACAAGCCCTATCCGCTCGCGAAGCGGAAGGAGCGTGTGCTTGCAAGAGTCCATCGCTGGATTGAAATGGAGCTGAAAAAATCGCCTTCGGCGGCTGCGCTCAAGGAACGCAAGAAAAAAGCAGGGACCCGGGAAAAGGCATATGCTAAGAAATGGCCCCAATACGATGCGCTGACGCTTTACAAGCAGCTTTTTCGGGCAGCCAAAGGATTACCCGCAGATACGGCTGCGGAGATGAAGGCCTCTTTGCCGGCTGCTATTTTCAAGACCACACAGTCGGATTTACGAAATCAGGTGATCCGCGAAGAGGATTTGACTGCCTTGGTCTATCTTCATGTACTGATTCATGAGGTAGAATCGTCTCAGCGTTTTGACCATGTGGTCATTGATGAAGCGCAGGACTTTTCTCCTTTTCATATCGCATTGCTGGATTTGTTCGTAAAAGGTCACTCCTTTACAATACTCGGCGATTTGTCGCAGGGGATTCATGAATACCGTGGCGTACATGCATGGGAGGAAATGAGCTCTCTTTTTGCGCCGGAACATACGGGGTATTTTGCACTTACGCGGAGCTATAGATCAACCCTGGAAATTATAGAATTTGCAAATACGATTTTGGAGCAGGGCGTTCGCGGCGGCATTACCGCAGTTCCGGTATTTCGCAGTGGCGATCCGGTGCGTACCGTGTCTTATGACACATCGGGGCGTGAACAGCATTTGCTTACCGCTTTCAAAGAGCTTTCCTCCAAGGAGTATCGCACCGTATCTGTGCTGACACGTACCTTGAAAGAGGCTGTAGAGCTGCATGAGGTTTTCATCAGTGCAGGACTGGATGTACATCTGATTGATGGTGGTAAAAAGCAATATGAAGGCGGCTTGTCCGTTCTGCCTGTGTATCTTTCCAAAGGCTTGGAATTCGACGCAGTCATTGTAGCGGATGCCGACCATGAGCATTATGGAGAGCTGGCATGGGATGCCAAGCTGTTGTATGTGGGATGTACCCGTGCGCTCCATGAGCTGTGGCTCATGTATGACGGTGCGCTTCCCGGCTATGTGCAGAAGCAGCCGGAGTAA
- a CDS encoding replication-associated recombination protein A, which produces MDLFSYSEESTPSNRLLADRLRPTSLDEYIGQEHVVGPGKLLRRAIEADQVSSILLYGPPGCGKTTLAHIISQHTQGDFVRLNAVEASVKDVREVIDRAQTNKSMYGKKTILFLDEVHRFNSSRQDALLPAVEKGTIVFIGATTENPFHYVNGALMSRSTLFQLEALTQEHSLAAMRRALGDADKGLGYMQLQVDEAALDHIASMANGDIRRALNALELAALTTPPLADGTVHVTLEVAEESIRRPIVKADESTQYDVLSAFHKSIRGSSDAALFWFLYAVEKLGMDPMTFIRRLIAASSEDIGLANPQAMVQAVSALEAYRNNGWPEARLNIAQAILFAVESPKSNAVYTAISRAISAMDDIKSAEVPLHLRDAHYKGSEKLGHVGYQYPHNYPNHYVKQQYLPDSIADQTFYQATEQGNESKIRQNQRWRESQS; this is translated from the coding sequence ATGGACTTATTTTCATATTCCGAGGAGTCGACGCCAAGCAATCGGTTGCTTGCGGATCGCCTGCGTCCAACCTCGCTGGATGAATATATTGGACAGGAGCACGTCGTTGGCCCGGGCAAGCTGCTGCGCAGAGCTATAGAGGCGGATCAAGTTTCTTCTATACTGCTGTACGGACCGCCGGGGTGCGGCAAAACAACGTTGGCGCATATTATCTCGCAGCATACGCAAGGCGATTTCGTCCGTCTGAATGCAGTAGAAGCATCTGTGAAGGACGTAAGGGAAGTCATTGACCGTGCGCAAACGAATAAATCGATGTATGGGAAAAAAACCATTTTGTTTCTCGACGAGGTACACCGTTTTAACAGCTCACGTCAGGATGCACTGCTGCCTGCGGTGGAAAAGGGGACGATCGTGTTTATTGGCGCCACGACCGAAAATCCCTTTCACTACGTGAACGGCGCCTTGATGAGCCGTTCTACGTTGTTTCAGCTTGAAGCGCTGACACAGGAGCATTCGCTAGCTGCCATGCGCCGCGCCTTGGGCGATGCGGACAAGGGGCTTGGCTATATGCAGCTTCAGGTGGACGAAGCTGCGCTGGATCACATCGCGTCCATGGCCAACGGCGATATCCGCCGCGCCTTGAACGCGCTGGAACTGGCGGCGCTCACGACGCCTCCGCTGGCAGACGGCACGGTTCACGTGACGCTGGAAGTCGCGGAGGAATCCATCCGCCGCCCGATTGTCAAGGCAGACGAGTCCACGCAGTATGACGTGCTGTCTGCCTTTCACAAAAGCATTCGCGGCTCCAGCGACGCGGCGCTGTTCTGGTTCCTGTACGCCGTAGAAAAGCTCGGCATGGACCCGATGACCTTTATTCGCCGTCTCATCGCGGCGAGCAGCGAGGATATTGGCCTGGCGAACCCGCAGGCGATGGTGCAAGCAGTGAGCGCGCTTGAAGCCTACCGCAATAACGGCTGGCCTGAGGCCAGGCTGAACATTGCACAAGCCATTTTGTTCGCTGTAGAAAGCCCAAAATCGAATGCCGTATATACGGCGATTTCACGGGCCATATCGGCGATGGACGATATCAAATCAGCCGAGGTGCCGCTGCATTTGCGCGACGCACACTACAAGGGCTCGGAAAAGCTCGGCCATGTTGGTTATCAATACCCGCACAATTATCCGAACCATTATGTGAAACAGCAATATTTGCCTGATTCGATAGCAGATCAGACCTTTTACCAGGCTACTGAGCAGGGGAACGAGTCAAAAATCAGACAAAACCAGCGGTGGCGTGAATCACAGTCATAG
- the citC gene encoding [citrate (pro-3S)-lyase] ligase, whose translation MMAMWMEHLREEILNPTSEDAQRKLRDFLKRQGLGMDHQIEYTMEIVDGSDIAATGSFSGSVLKCIAVDEAYKDQGLSAQIVSHLVNEEYRRGRAHLFIYTKPANKQIFKDLGFYPIVEESSKAVLLENRWDGVRQYQQELLQESGDLVPSAAIVMNCNPFTLGHLHLIEHAAAVWEKVHLFVVWEDRSIFPSDLRYRLVKEGVRHLANVVLHKGKDYIISSATFPSYFLKNDEEAASTHISLDLKIFSQYIAPLLNIQKRYIGQEPSCVLTRRYNTIMKKMLPSVGIDVEEIPRLRWEGDAISASAVRQYIRLGQMDKVKQLVPDTTYQFLLSVEAEEIIRRIREMS comes from the coding sequence ATGATGGCTATGTGGATGGAACATTTGCGTGAAGAGATTTTAAATCCAACCTCTGAAGACGCTCAAAGAAAGCTTCGCGATTTTCTCAAGCGCCAAGGTCTTGGAATGGACCATCAAATTGAATATACGATGGAAATTGTAGATGGCAGCGACATTGCCGCTACAGGTTCCTTTTCAGGCAGTGTACTGAAGTGCATTGCTGTGGATGAAGCTTATAAAGACCAGGGGCTATCGGCACAAATCGTTAGCCATTTAGTAAATGAAGAATACAGGCGGGGAAGGGCTCACCTGTTTATTTATACAAAACCAGCAAATAAACAAATTTTCAAGGATCTCGGCTTTTATCCAATCGTGGAGGAATCCTCCAAGGCTGTCTTGTTGGAAAACCGATGGGATGGTGTGCGGCAGTATCAGCAGGAACTTTTGCAGGAATCGGGCGATCTTGTACCTTCGGCTGCGATTGTCATGAACTGTAATCCATTCACACTTGGACATCTGCACTTAATTGAGCATGCAGCGGCGGTTTGGGAAAAGGTACATCTTTTTGTAGTCTGGGAGGACCGATCCATTTTTCCATCAGATCTCAGATACAGACTAGTGAAAGAAGGTGTGAGACATTTGGCCAATGTGGTCTTGCACAAAGGCAAAGACTATATCATCTCCAGCGCAACGTTTCCTTCTTACTTCCTCAAAAATGATGAAGAGGCAGCAAGTACGCATATATCACTAGATTTAAAAATATTTAGCCAGTATATAGCTCCGTTGCTAAATATTCAAAAACGGTATATCGGTCAGGAGCCAAGCTGTGTCTTGACCCGCAGGTACAACACGATCATGAAAAAAATGCTGCCTTCCGTTGGAATTGACGTAGAGGAAATACCGCGACTGCGATGGGAAGGAGACGCAATCAGCGCCTCTGCAGTCCGCCAATATATCCGTTTGGGTCAAATGGATAAAGTGAAGCAGCTTGTACCGGACACGACCTATCAGTTTTTATTGTCAGTGGAAGCTGAAGAAATCATCAGGCGTATCAGGGAGATGTCATAA
- the citX gene encoding citrate lyase holo-[acyl-carrier protein] synthase, whose translation MDSYEVTLEEMLQARENRADRQRQLISRYAVPLISMTINIPGPQKSSPTSKYVFQEGYRILMSQLTVNQMTPLHSEAYDLLTGPEAYVAVQADARILKKWVIAIEDGHPLGRLLDLDVIGLHGRAISRDELGLDKRKCLMCEQTAHGCGRSRAHALPELLEAVKALVDSYIRESIK comes from the coding sequence ATGGATTCGTATGAGGTTACCCTTGAAGAAATGCTGCAGGCACGCGAAAACCGGGCAGATAGACAAAGACAACTGATCAGCAGGTACGCGGTGCCTCTGATCAGCATGACGATCAATATCCCGGGACCACAGAAGTCCTCTCCAACTAGTAAATACGTTTTTCAAGAAGGCTATCGTATCTTGATGAGTCAGCTGACGGTGAACCAAATGACACCGCTGCACAGTGAAGCGTATGATCTGCTGACAGGCCCGGAAGCATATGTTGCCGTTCAGGCAGACGCGCGAATATTGAAAAAGTGGGTCATCGCGATTGAAGACGGGCATCCACTAGGAAGATTACTGGATCTGGATGTGATTGGACTCCATGGAAGGGCAATCTCCAGAGATGAACTTGGCTTGGACAAGCGAAAATGTCTTATGTGCGAGCAGACTGCGCATGGTTGTGGACGGAGCAGAGCACATGCACTTCCCGAATTGCTGGAAGCTGTCAAAGCACTGGTGGACAGCTATATACGCGAAAGCATCAAGTAG